From the genome of Phytohabitans rumicis, one region includes:
- a CDS encoding carbohydrate ABC transporter permease translates to MKTGAARVKGVVLQVIVWVIAAVIIVPIAFGVIGGFKDNAQLSENPFGLPSPWVASNYTDILVSENFWRPLFNSTLIALVTTFVTVGVSAMAGYVFARYAFRGREFIFTLFTIGLMFPFAVAILPLFILLRTMGLLNNPLGVILPQAAFGLPVTIIILRSFFRTIPAEVEEAAILDGCTPFGFFWRVLLPMARPALATVSVLAIVASWNNFMLPLVVFNDPSWWTIPIGVRQFQGQYSDDTARVLAYVVLAMVPALGFYAVAERQLIGGLATGATKG, encoded by the coding sequence GTGAAGACGGGGGCTGCCCGGGTCAAGGGCGTGGTCCTCCAGGTGATCGTCTGGGTGATCGCGGCGGTCATCATCGTGCCGATCGCGTTCGGCGTCATCGGCGGCTTCAAGGACAACGCGCAGCTCTCGGAGAACCCGTTCGGGCTGCCGTCGCCCTGGGTCGCGTCGAACTACACCGACATCCTGGTCTCGGAGAACTTCTGGCGGCCGCTGTTCAACAGCACGCTGATCGCGCTGGTGACCACGTTCGTGACGGTCGGCGTCTCCGCGATGGCGGGGTACGTCTTCGCGCGGTACGCGTTCCGCGGCCGGGAGTTCATCTTCACGCTCTTCACGATCGGGCTGATGTTTCCGTTCGCGGTGGCGATCCTGCCGCTGTTCATCCTGCTGCGCACGATGGGCCTGCTGAACAACCCGCTCGGCGTGATCCTGCCGCAGGCCGCGTTCGGGCTGCCGGTGACGATCATCATCCTGCGCTCGTTCTTCCGGACCATCCCCGCCGAGGTCGAGGAGGCGGCGATCCTCGACGGCTGCACCCCGTTCGGCTTCTTCTGGCGGGTACTCCTGCCGATGGCCCGGCCGGCGCTGGCCACGGTGTCGGTGCTGGCGATCGTGGCGAGCTGGAACAACTTCATGCTGCCGCTGGTGGTCTTCAACGACCCGAGCTGGTGGACGATCCCGATCGGGGTGCGGCAGTTCCAAGGGCAGTACTCGGACGACACGGCCCGGGTGCTCGCGTACGTGGTGCTCGCGATGGTGCCCGCGCTGGGCTTCTACGCGGTAGCGGAACGCCAGCTCATCGGCGGCCTGGCAACGGGGGCGACGAAGGGCTGA
- a CDS encoding intradiol ring-cleavage dioxygenase, producing MSHDDLHDRGLQFDVSTLWDRRRILGLFAGAGVATLVGCGDDESPTATATSTPTSATATTPAATSTAASGSCEEIPEETAGPYPGDGSNGPNVLSQSGIVRSDIRSSFGSASGTAEGVPLTIKLTLTDTANDCAALSGAAVYLWHCDRDGNYSLYSQAVTNENYLRGVQETGNDGTVTFTSIFPAAYSGRWPHVHFEVYPSLDQATSSDNKIATSQLALPEAVCNTVYATDGYEQSVSNMKQTTLATDNVFSDDKAVHQLATVTGSVSAGYVATLNVPV from the coding sequence ATGAGTCACGATGACCTGCACGACCGCGGGCTGCAATTCGACGTGTCGACGCTGTGGGATCGGCGCCGGATCCTCGGACTTTTCGCCGGCGCCGGAGTCGCCACGCTCGTCGGGTGCGGCGACGACGAGTCGCCCACCGCGACCGCCACGTCGACCCCGACGAGCGCGACCGCGACCACGCCGGCCGCGACCTCGACCGCCGCATCGGGGAGCTGCGAGGAGATCCCCGAGGAGACGGCCGGCCCGTACCCCGGCGACGGCTCCAACGGCCCGAACGTGCTGAGCCAGAGCGGCATCGTGCGCAGCGACATCCGGTCGAGTTTCGGCTCCGCGTCGGGCACCGCGGAGGGCGTGCCGCTGACCATCAAGCTGACCCTGACGGACACCGCGAACGACTGCGCGGCTCTTTCCGGAGCGGCCGTCTATTTGTGGCACTGCGACCGCGACGGCAACTACTCGCTCTACTCCCAGGCCGTCACGAACGAGAACTACCTGCGCGGCGTCCAGGAGACCGGAAACGACGGCACGGTGACGTTCACGAGCATTTTCCCGGCCGCCTATTCGGGCCGGTGGCCGCACGTCCACTTCGAGGTCTACCCGAGCCTGGACCAGGCGACGTCGTCGGACAACAAGATCGCGACGTCGCAGCTCGCCCTGCCCGAGGCGGTGTGCAACACGGTGTACGCCACCGACGGCTACGAGCAGAGCGTCAGCAACATGAAGCAGACCACGCTGGCCACCGACAACGTCTTCAGCGACGACAAGGCCGTACACCAGTTGGCCACCGTGACCGGCAGCGTCTCCGCCGGCTACGTCGCCACCCTCAACGTCCCCGTCTAA
- a CDS encoding sensor histidine kinase has product MTIRTLLGPLASGRTYRRGVHLLLGAVILLPYVLLGVTFARMLTGPREYRGAALLLLAVTGAIAAVPAFMRGTRSLEIAAARALLGVDLPDPPAAPPARETRVRGALWFGVHLVAGGAVAAGLLVAVPMAFIFVAELFGVATEATEGLRIGQPWLSLLGVLLLVGMAYAVAGLGALAALMAPVLLGPSPAEEIAALAARAERLAERNRLARELHDSVGHALTVTTLQAAAAREVLDSDPEFARRALAAIEDAGRGAMADLDYVLGVLRDREDERRAPQPTLADLDRLVADARSAGVAVRLERGPLDAVPAAVSREGYRIVQEGLTNAARHAGRVPVTLRVAAANGTLDIDVANPLLAPKGQPYTRLGGHTAALLGTGRGLAGMRERVTLLGGRMTAGPEGGAGAWS; this is encoded by the coding sequence GTGACGATCCGGACGCTGCTCGGCCCGCTGGCCAGCGGCAGGACGTACCGGCGCGGGGTGCACCTGCTGCTCGGTGCGGTGATCCTGCTGCCGTACGTGTTGCTGGGGGTCACCTTCGCGCGGATGCTGACCGGCCCGCGCGAGTACCGTGGCGCGGCGCTGCTGCTGCTCGCGGTCACCGGGGCGATCGCCGCCGTGCCGGCGTTCATGCGCGGCACCCGGTCGCTGGAGATCGCCGCCGCCCGCGCCCTGCTCGGCGTCGACCTGCCCGACCCGCCGGCCGCGCCGCCGGCTCGGGAGACCCGGGTACGCGGTGCGCTCTGGTTCGGCGTCCACCTGGTGGCCGGCGGAGCCGTGGCGGCGGGCCTGCTCGTCGCGGTGCCGATGGCGTTCATCTTCGTGGCGGAGCTGTTTGGCGTGGCCACCGAGGCCACCGAGGGACTGCGGATCGGCCAGCCCTGGCTGTCGCTGCTCGGGGTGCTGCTCCTGGTCGGCATGGCGTACGCCGTCGCCGGGCTCGGCGCGCTGGCCGCCCTCATGGCGCCGGTGCTGCTCGGCCCCTCACCCGCGGAGGAGATCGCGGCCCTGGCGGCCCGCGCCGAGCGGCTCGCCGAACGCAACCGGCTCGCCCGCGAACTGCACGACTCGGTCGGGCACGCGCTGACCGTGACCACGCTCCAGGCGGCGGCCGCCCGGGAGGTGCTGGACAGCGATCCGGAGTTCGCGCGCCGGGCGCTCGCCGCGATCGAGGACGCCGGGCGCGGGGCGATGGCCGACCTCGACTACGTGTTGGGCGTACTCCGGGATCGGGAGGACGAGCGCCGCGCGCCGCAACCGACGCTCGCGGACCTGGACCGGCTCGTGGCCGACGCCCGGTCGGCCGGGGTGGCGGTGCGGCTGGAGCGTGGGCCGCTCGACGCGGTGCCGGCGGCGGTGTCCCGGGAGGGGTACCGGATCGTGCAGGAAGGGCTGACCAACGCGGCCCGGCACGCCGGCCGGGTGCCGGTGACGCTGCGGGTGGCGGCGGCGAATGGCACCCTCGACATCGACGTGGCGAACCCGCTTCTCGCCCCAAAAGGGCAGCCGTATACCCGGCTCGGCGGGCATACGGCTGCCCTTTTGGGAACAGGGCGCGGGCTCGCCGGGATGCGGGAGCGGGTGACGCTGTTGGGCGGGCGGATGACCGCCGGCCCGGAAGGGGGAGCTGGCGCGTGGTCGTGA
- a CDS encoding glycoside hydrolase family 43 protein encodes MRLACSPPRIDGRPTIRTFSNPVIAGMFPDPSVCRVGEHYYLACSSFEYFPGVPIFHSRDLVHWEQIGNALDRPTQLHLPPTTPSSGGVYAPTLRHHDGRFHLITSNVPHAGTLVVTSTDPAGPWSDPVRLPGVPGIDPDLAWDDEGTCWCTYAGIRQVRVDLATGAALEAPRRLWSGTPGAQWPEAPHLYRVGDLWYLLIAEGGTEAGHGISVARGPAPDGPFEPCPANPILTHRSTDHPIQNTGHGDLIQAHDGSWWLVFLGTRPRGGTPGWHVLGRETFLAPVTWVDGWPVVGEVGPSMTGGLPAHPLPLPPARDDFDGADLHPQWISVRARPALTHSLKDPPGWLTLHAQDRSLDDASVTFVGRRQQHHSCRVRALVDAGAGRGGLAVRLDEQHHYEVEAGDGEVRVRIRIGPAQQLRASRPLPGGPLVLRIETQASDPSPDHPRQEPDVVRLGYETVDGRFVVLDELDGRYLSTEVAGGFTGRVLGMYATAGTVRFDWLAYDPTE; translated from the coding sequence CTGAGGTTAGCCTGTAGCCCACCACGCATCGACGGGAGGCCAACGATCCGGACGTTCAGCAACCCCGTCATCGCCGGCATGTTCCCCGACCCGAGCGTCTGCCGGGTCGGGGAGCACTACTATCTGGCCTGCTCCAGCTTCGAGTACTTCCCCGGCGTACCGATCTTCCACAGCCGGGACCTCGTGCACTGGGAGCAGATCGGCAACGCGCTCGACCGCCCCACCCAGCTCCACCTGCCGCCGACCACCCCGTCCTCCGGCGGCGTGTACGCACCGACCCTGCGCCACCACGACGGCCGGTTCCACCTGATCACCTCCAACGTGCCGCACGCCGGCACGCTGGTGGTGACCAGCACCGATCCGGCCGGCCCGTGGTCCGACCCGGTCCGGCTCCCGGGCGTTCCGGGCATCGACCCCGACCTCGCCTGGGACGACGAGGGCACCTGCTGGTGCACGTACGCGGGCATCCGGCAGGTCCGCGTCGACCTGGCCACCGGTGCGGCGCTGGAGGCGCCGCGCCGGCTCTGGTCGGGTACGCCGGGCGCGCAGTGGCCGGAGGCGCCGCACCTGTACCGGGTCGGCGACCTCTGGTACCTGCTGATCGCCGAGGGCGGCACCGAGGCCGGCCACGGCATCTCGGTGGCCCGCGGCCCGGCCCCGGACGGCCCGTTCGAGCCGTGCCCGGCCAATCCGATCCTCACCCACCGCAGCACCGACCATCCGATCCAGAACACCGGCCACGGCGACCTGATCCAGGCGCACGACGGCTCGTGGTGGCTGGTGTTCCTCGGCACCCGCCCGCGCGGCGGCACGCCCGGCTGGCACGTGCTCGGCCGGGAGACGTTCCTGGCGCCGGTCACCTGGGTCGACGGCTGGCCGGTCGTCGGCGAGGTAGGCCCGTCGATGACCGGCGGGCTGCCCGCCCACCCGCTGCCGCTGCCGCCGGCCCGGGACGACTTCGACGGCGCCGACCTCCATCCACAGTGGATCTCGGTGCGGGCCCGCCCGGCGCTCACCCACTCGCTCAAGGACCCGCCGGGCTGGCTCACCCTGCACGCCCAGGACCGGTCCCTGGACGACGCCTCGGTGACGTTCGTCGGCCGCCGGCAGCAGCACCACTCCTGCCGGGTGCGCGCCCTCGTCGACGCCGGCGCCGGCCGCGGCGGCCTCGCCGTACGCCTCGACGAGCAGCACCACTACGAGGTCGAGGCCGGCGACGGCGAGGTGCGGGTACGGATCCGGATCGGCCCGGCGCAGCAGCTGCGCGCCAGCCGGCCGCTGCCGGGCGGCCCGCTCGTGCTGCGGATCGAGACCCAGGCGTCCGACCCCAGCCCCGACCACCCCCGCCAGGAGCCCGACGTGGTCCGCCTCGGCTACGAAACCGTGGATGGCCGTTTCGTCGTGCTGGACGAGCTGGACGGGCGCTATCTGTCCACCGAGGTCGCGGGCGGGTTCACCGGCCGCGTGCTGGGCATGTACGCCACCGCCGGCACGGTCCGCTTCGACTGGCTGGCCTACGACCCCACCGAGTGA
- a CDS encoding endo-1,4-beta-xylanase → MKVTRVVAGAAVAAAVLVSLNAQGAPAAPAKPAAAPEAAAIAAHGGDASTLRALAKRTGVRIGTAVDMAALADDTTYRERVAAEFNSVTAENVMKWQFLEPERGVSDFAAADELVDFARRNGQQVRGHTLLWHNQNPAWLTSGVNSGEIDAAELRQILRQHIYTVAGHFRGKVYGWDVVNEVIDDNGNLRDTFWLRMLGPGYIADAFRWAHQADPKAKLYLNDYNVEGINAKSTKYFELAKQLRKDGVPVHGFGMQGHLGVQYGFDGTALDNVLRFEKLGLETAFTEVDVRMILPVDNPKLQAQAAGYTLLLQACLLAKRCVSFTVWGFTDKYSWVPGFFSGQGAANLLDENFAPKPAYQAVSNSLTLAGR, encoded by the coding sequence ATGAAGGTGACTCGCGTGGTCGCCGGCGCCGCCGTGGCCGCGGCCGTCCTCGTTTCCCTCAACGCCCAGGGCGCGCCGGCCGCGCCCGCGAAGCCCGCCGCCGCTCCGGAGGCCGCCGCCATCGCAGCCCACGGCGGCGACGCCAGCACCCTGCGCGCGCTGGCGAAGCGCACCGGCGTCCGCATCGGCACCGCGGTCGACATGGCCGCCCTCGCCGACGACACCACCTACCGCGAGCGCGTGGCCGCGGAGTTCAACAGCGTCACCGCCGAAAATGTCATGAAGTGGCAGTTCCTCGAACCGGAGCGCGGGGTCTCCGACTTCGCCGCCGCCGACGAGCTGGTCGACTTCGCCCGCCGCAACGGCCAGCAGGTACGCGGGCACACCCTGCTGTGGCACAACCAGAACCCGGCCTGGCTCACGTCGGGCGTCAACTCCGGCGAGATCGACGCCGCCGAGCTGCGCCAGATCCTGCGTCAGCACATCTACACGGTCGCCGGCCACTTCCGCGGCAAGGTGTACGGCTGGGACGTCGTCAACGAGGTCATCGACGACAACGGCAACCTGCGCGACACGTTCTGGCTGCGGATGCTCGGCCCCGGCTACATCGCCGACGCGTTCCGCTGGGCCCACCAGGCCGACCCGAAGGCCAAGCTTTACCTCAACGACTACAACGTCGAGGGCATCAACGCCAAGAGCACCAAGTACTTCGAGCTGGCCAAGCAGCTGCGCAAGGACGGCGTGCCGGTGCACGGCTTCGGCATGCAGGGCCACCTCGGCGTGCAGTACGGCTTCGACGGCACCGCCCTGGACAACGTGCTGCGCTTCGAGAAGCTCGGCCTGGAGACCGCGTTCACCGAGGTGGACGTGCGGATGATCCTCCCCGTCGACAACCCCAAGCTGCAGGCCCAGGCGGCGGGCTACACGCTGCTGCTGCAGGCGTGCCTGCTCGCCAAGCGGTGCGTCTCGTTCACCGTCTGGGGATTCACCGACAAGTACTCCTGGGTACCGGGCTTCTTCAGCGGGCAGGGCGCCGCGAACCTGCTCGACGAGAACTTCGCGCCCAAGCCCGCGTACCAGGCGGTGAGCAACAGCCTGACCCTCGCGGGCCGCTGA
- a CDS encoding LacI family DNA-binding transcriptional regulator → MTVDEGRRITITAIAREAGVSVPTVSRVLNGRSDVAPQTRERVEELLRRHGYRRRAARPRVSASLIDLVFNDLDSPWAVEIIRGVEDVAHAAGVGTVVSAIHRRTASTRQWLQNLRTRATDGVVLVASDLAPPVHAELRRLNVPMVLVDPAGVPTLDIPTIGATNWTGGLRATEHLLSLGHRRIGFIAGSPQMLCSRARLDGYRAALEAAGEPMRDELIQPGDFYHESGLEGAKALLALDEPPTAIFASSDQMAFGAYEAVRQRGLRVPDDVSVVGFDDLPEARWSSPPLTTVRQPLAEMGLLAARTVLRLAQGEAVETPRVELATDLVVRDSTATLG, encoded by the coding sequence GTGACGGTCGACGAAGGGCGCAGGATCACCATCACCGCGATCGCGCGTGAGGCCGGCGTCTCGGTGCCGACCGTCTCGCGCGTACTCAACGGCCGGTCGGACGTGGCGCCGCAGACCCGCGAGCGGGTCGAGGAGCTGCTGCGGCGGCACGGCTACCGGCGCCGGGCGGCCCGCCCCCGGGTCAGCGCGAGCCTGATCGACCTGGTGTTCAACGACCTCGACAGCCCATGGGCGGTGGAGATCATTCGCGGCGTCGAGGACGTCGCGCACGCGGCCGGCGTGGGCACCGTGGTCTCCGCGATTCACCGGCGAACCGCTTCGACCCGCCAGTGGCTGCAAAACCTGCGTACCCGTGCCACCGACGGCGTGGTCCTGGTCGCCAGCGACCTGGCCCCGCCGGTGCACGCCGAACTGCGCCGGCTCAACGTGCCGATGGTGCTGGTCGACCCGGCCGGAGTGCCCACATTGGACATCCCGACGATCGGGGCGACCAACTGGACCGGCGGGCTGCGCGCCACCGAGCACCTGCTGTCGCTGGGCCACCGGCGGATCGGCTTCATCGCGGGCAGCCCGCAGATGCTGTGCAGCCGGGCCCGGCTGGACGGCTACCGGGCCGCCCTGGAGGCCGCCGGCGAGCCCATGCGCGACGAGCTCATCCAGCCGGGCGACTTCTACCACGAGTCCGGGCTGGAGGGCGCCAAGGCGCTGCTGGCGCTCGACGAGCCGCCCACGGCCATCTTCGCCTCCAGCGACCAGATGGCCTTCGGCGCGTACGAGGCGGTGCGCCAGCGCGGCCTGCGGGTGCCGGACGACGTGAGCGTGGTCGGGTTCGACGACCTGCCGGAGGCGCGCTGGTCGTCGCCGCCGCTGACCACCGTCCGGCAGCCCCTCGCCGAGATGGGGCTGCTCGCGGCGCGTACCGTGCTGCGGCTGGCCCAGGGCGAAGCGGTGGAGACACCGCGGGTCGAATTGGCGACGGACCTCGTGGTCCGGGACAGCACCGCCACGCTCGGATGA
- a CDS encoding FtsK/SpoIIIE domain-containing protein produces the protein MPDVRTSVVESVRAALSRARAAARVHLDAARSDLAGAEARLARVQQAGEQRPARAAAERDRRLAELADKHAAGMADLARRAAVAGALRATGAAGDPWPGWHPTPAIRTEPPDLLRVGEIRIPGAPPVPALVPLLDRGHVALVGPHTGPGAGAVWTEERSDEGRQRLQGAGASASGASASQHSLVATLLLRALGRAAPGTVRITGYDPERLGGGLAGFAPLAPAGLLTFVGPGGLAGLLDDLVDHIRRINETVLAGEHSSLREMAVATGKRPEPWRVAVLLGGDELSRHERAQLERILRTGAACGVHLIVRGIPVPEWSTVETVTVDGDTALLSSCGPLPVLLDGPPPADLVTATSRRLAERVSTGPAPAVFADLLPEEIWTESSAAGLTAPVGDSPEGRPVSVTLADYPPHALIAGPSGTGKTNLIYAWMGALSARYSPTELEFYLLDFKEGVSFARFAPGQRDPSWLPHVRLVGVNVNTDREFGLALLRFLGRELRRRADAAKQHEVTKLAELRAEDPTGHWPRIVAVVDEFQVLLTGRDALAQEAATLLEDLARRGRSQGIHLILASQDVSGIEALWGRPALVAQFTLRIALPKARRILAETNTAAETLPRHHAVVNADSGAVEANRIVRIPAASDRRTWGELQHRLWRDWRDRPASLGAPRLFDGDAVPQLATSPDFAALRPGTVDPVVLLGESIDVQARSARLPLSRSPGRNIAVVGTRVEEACAVLAAAARSLARQSPDARFSVACLDQDAAATAESLRPDLPPDTGWYDAPGLAELLPELEPDPSRPHYLFLFAADAAASTLAVKTGGRSGHEHLRRLLNTGPERRTHVLGWWRSVARLRDDLGGIGSRTDSIGAWVALDVQGGDLSGFYPQQGGPVWYPRPWRALYFDRARHRTPEVVIPYGLTT, from the coding sequence ATGCCTGACGTGCGGACGTCCGTCGTCGAGTCGGTCCGCGCGGCGCTGTCGCGCGCCCGCGCCGCGGCGCGGGTGCACCTGGACGCGGCCCGGTCCGACCTGGCCGGCGCGGAGGCGCGGCTGGCCCGCGTCCAGCAGGCGGGCGAGCAGCGGCCGGCCCGCGCGGCCGCGGAGCGGGACCGGCGGCTCGCGGAGCTCGCGGACAAGCACGCGGCCGGCATGGCCGACCTGGCGCGGCGGGCCGCGGTGGCCGGCGCGCTGCGGGCGACCGGCGCGGCCGGCGACCCGTGGCCGGGCTGGCACCCGACGCCGGCCATCCGCACCGAGCCGCCCGACCTGCTGCGCGTCGGCGAGATCCGGATCCCCGGCGCCCCGCCGGTGCCGGCGCTCGTGCCGCTCCTGGACCGCGGCCACGTCGCGCTGGTCGGCCCGCACACCGGCCCTGGCGCCGGCGCTGTCTGGACTGAGGAGCGAAGCGACGAGGGAAGACAGCGCCTCCAAGGCGCGGGGGCCAGCGCGAGCGGAGCGAGCGCCAGCCAGCACAGCCTGGTCGCCACGTTGCTGTTGCGCGCGCTCGGCCGGGCCGCGCCGGGCACGGTGCGGATCACCGGGTACGACCCGGAGCGGCTCGGCGGCGGGCTCGCCGGGTTCGCGCCGCTGGCCCCGGCCGGGCTGCTCACGTTCGTGGGGCCGGGCGGGCTGGCCGGGCTCCTCGACGACCTGGTCGACCACATCCGGCGGATCAACGAGACGGTGCTGGCCGGCGAGCACTCGTCGCTGCGCGAGATGGCCGTGGCGACCGGAAAGCGACCCGAGCCGTGGCGGGTGGCGGTGCTGCTCGGCGGCGACGAGCTGTCCCGGCACGAGCGGGCCCAGCTGGAGCGGATCCTGCGTACGGGGGCCGCGTGCGGCGTACACCTGATCGTGCGCGGCATCCCGGTGCCCGAATGGTCCACTGTGGAGACCGTGACGGTGGACGGGGACACGGCGTTGCTGTCCAGCTGCGGGCCGCTGCCCGTACTCCTGGATGGGCCGCCGCCGGCGGACCTGGTCACGGCGACGTCCCGGCGGCTGGCCGAGCGGGTGTCGACCGGGCCCGCACCGGCGGTCTTCGCCGACCTGCTGCCCGAGGAGATCTGGACGGAGAGCTCGGCGGCCGGCCTCACCGCGCCGGTCGGCGACAGCCCGGAGGGCCGGCCGGTGTCGGTGACGCTGGCTGACTACCCGCCGCACGCGCTGATCGCCGGGCCGTCCGGCACCGGCAAGACCAACCTGATCTACGCCTGGATGGGCGCGCTGTCGGCCCGCTACTCCCCGACCGAGCTGGAGTTCTATCTGCTGGACTTCAAGGAGGGGGTGTCGTTCGCGCGGTTCGCGCCGGGGCAGCGGGACCCGAGCTGGCTGCCGCATGTGCGCCTGGTCGGCGTGAACGTCAACACCGACCGGGAGTTCGGGCTGGCGCTGCTGCGGTTCCTCGGGCGGGAGCTGCGCCGGCGGGCCGACGCGGCCAAGCAGCACGAGGTCACCAAGCTGGCCGAGCTGCGCGCCGAGGATCCCACCGGGCACTGGCCGCGGATCGTGGCGGTGGTCGACGAGTTCCAGGTGCTGCTGACCGGGCGGGACGCGCTCGCCCAGGAGGCGGCGACGCTGCTGGAGGACCTGGCCCGGCGCGGCCGCTCGCAGGGCATCCACCTGATCCTCGCGTCGCAGGACGTGTCCGGCATCGAGGCGCTGTGGGGGCGGCCGGCGCTGGTCGCGCAGTTCACGCTGCGGATCGCGCTGCCCAAGGCGCGGCGGATCCTGGCCGAGACCAACACGGCGGCGGAGACGCTGCCCCGGCACCACGCCGTGGTGAACGCCGACTCCGGCGCCGTCGAGGCCAACCGCATCGTGCGGATCCCCGCCGCCAGCGACCGCCGTACGTGGGGGGAGCTGCAGCACCGGCTGTGGCGGGACTGGCGGGACCGGCCGGCCTCGCTCGGCGCGCCCCGGCTCTTCGACGGCGACGCGGTGCCCCAGCTGGCCACGTCCCCGGACTTCGCGGCCCTGCGCCCCGGCACGGTGGACCCGGTGGTGCTGCTCGGGGAGTCGATCGACGTACAGGCCCGGTCGGCGCGGCTGCCGCTGTCCCGCTCGCCCGGACGCAACATCGCGGTCGTCGGCACCCGCGTGGAGGAGGCGTGCGCGGTGCTCGCGGCGGCCGCCCGGTCGCTGGCCCGGCAGTCACCGGACGCCCGCTTCTCGGTGGCCTGCCTGGACCAGGACGCGGCGGCCACCGCCGAGTCGCTGCGCCCCGACCTGCCGCCGGACACCGGCTGGTACGACGCTCCCGGGCTGGCCGAGCTGTTGCCCGAGCTGGAGCCGGACCCGTCCCGCCCGCATTACCTGTTCCTGTTCGCCGCCGACGCGGCCGCCTCCACGCTCGCGGTCAAGACCGGCGGCCGTTCCGGGCACGAGCACCTGCGCCGGCTCCTGAACACCGGGCCGGAGCGGCGCACCCACGTGCTCGGGTGGTGGCGGAGCGTGGCCCGGCTGCGCGACGACCTCGGCGGGATCGGCTCGCGCACCGACTCGATCGGCGCGTGGGTGGCCCTGGACGTGCAGGGCGGCGACCTGAGCGGGTTCTATCCCCAGCAGGGCGGCCCGGTCTGGTACCCCCGGCCGTGGCGCGCCCTCTACTTCGACCGCGCGCGGCACCGCACCCCGGAGGTCGTCATCCCGTACGGACTCACCACATGA